GACTTCTACGGCGCCATGGACGGCGCGTCGAAGTTCGTGCGCGGCGACGCCATCGCCAGCATCCTCATCCTGCTGATCAATATGGTGGGCGGCGTCATCATCGGCGCGCTGATGTACGACCTGAGCCTTGGCGACGCCTTCCGCCAGTACGCGCTGCTCACCATCGGTGACGGTCTGGTGGCGCAGATCCCGGCGCTGCTGCTGTCGGCCGCGGCCGCCATCATCGTCACCCGCATCAGCGATTCCGGCGACTTCGAACAGCAGATCAGTGCCCAGCTGCTGACCTCGCCGACGGTCATGTACGGCGCGGCGGCGATGATGGCGGTGCTGGCCGCCATTCCGGGCATGCCGACGCTGATGTTCGCGCTGTTCGCCAGCGTGCTCGGCTTCGTCGGCTGGCGCCTGTCGGGGATGGCCGAGCGACCGGCGCAGAGCGATCTGGGTGAGGTCGAGAGTGCACTGATCAACAGCCGTGCGCCCGAACTCGACTGGAGCGATCTGCCCGTGGTCGAGCCGGTCACCATCATGCTTGGCTACAAGCTGGTCGGCTTGATCGACGCAGCGCAGGGCGCGCCGCTGACACGGCGCATCAAGGGCGTGCGCCAGAGCCTGAGCGAAACCATGGGCTTCCTGCTGCCGCCGATCGGCGTGCGCGACGATCTTTCGCTGAAGCCTTCGCAGTATTCGGTGCTGCTCAGCGGCGCGGTGATCGCCCAGGCGGAAGTATTCGCCGACCGGCTGATGGCCATTCCGTCGCCGAAAACCTACGGCACGCTGGACGGCATTCCGGGCATAGAGCCGGCCTATGGCATGCCGGTTACGTGGATCGCGCCGGAGGACAAGGCGCACGCGCTCGGCCTCGGCTATCAAGTGGTCGAGTGCGCGTCGGTCATTACCACCCACCTGTCCAAGCTGGCGCGCGAGCATCTGGCGGAACTGTTCGGTCACGAGGACGTGCCGGCGCTGCTGGAACGCCTCAGCGCGCTGACGCCCAAGCTGTCGGCGGCGCTGGACAAGGCGATGACGCACACCCAGCTGCTGCGCGTGTTCCGTGTGCTGCTGGCCGAGAACGTGTCGCTGAAGGACATCGTGCCTATCGCTACCACGCTGGTCGAGAACGCCGAAGTGACGAAGGACCCCATCCTGCTGGCGGCCGAGGTGCGCTGCGCGCTGCGTCGCCAGATTGTCGGTACGCTGGTCGGACCGCTGAACGAGATGAAGGTGTTCAATCTGGGCAGCGAACTGGAGAACATGCTGCTGGGTTCGCTGAATCAGGCGCGTCAGAGCGGCAAGGCGGCGCTGGACAACTATCCGATCGACCCCAACCTGCTGGCGCAGCTGCAGACCCACATGCCGCTGGCGCGCGACCAGATGAAACAGCAGGGCGGCACGCCGCTGCTGCTGGTGATGCCGCAGATCCGTCCGCTGCTCGCGCGCTACGCGAGGCTGTTCGCGCCGGGACTGCAGGTACTGTCGTACAACGAAGTGCCGGAACAGCGCGACGTCAGCGTCGTCGGCACACTGGGCTGAGCGAGGCGCTCAGCAGAGCCTGCCGCCGCGCGCGTGCAGGAAGGCGTGGGTGAGCCAGGCGATGCGGCAGACTGTGAGTTCGGTCGCCACGATGCGCTGTCGCGCCAGGATGGGCAGTATGTAGTCGATGCAGCGCACGCCACCGTTGGCGTCGCGCGTCGCTCGGCACAGCAGGCCGGTGCGCCGCAGATCGTCGTCGGACACGACCTCGCAGGGCGACAGGCGGTCGTGCCCGTTCTCGATCAGGAACTGCAGCGCCACCACGAAGGCGGCACGCGCAATGCGGATGTCCTGCGGCACGATGCGCACGTATGGACGGTCCGTCTCGTGCAGGATTTCGAAATCGATGTCGGACACGCCGTGCGTGGCGTAGCGCTGGCCATCGCCGATGAGGTGCCAGATCGCATCTATCGTTGCTTCGGCGTGTGAATCGCAGATCGCGGATTCGCAGCGGTTCCTCATATGGTTCATCCTTCCGGTTGGGTAGTGCGCTGCCGGCGCCACGGCGAACGCCCGCGCCGGTGAGACCGGGGCGGGCGGACGCGGAACGGGAGTTGCCGGACGCCGGAGCGTTGGCAGTCGCGGTGTTACTGCATCAGCGACATGACGAGCTGAGACATGCTGGAGCTCTGCTTGAGCATGGA
The window above is part of the Methyloversatilis discipulorum genome. Proteins encoded here:
- a CDS encoding flagellar biosynthesis protein FlhA, with amino-acid sequence MNFLNRLVDEMRRHRVATPVFLLLILAMVILPLPPVLLDVLFTFNIVLALIVILVSVSARRPLDFSVFPTIILATTLMRLTLNVASTRVVLLHGHEGTHAAGQVIESFGNVVIGGNFVVGLVVFVILMIINFVVVTKGAERISEVSARFTLDALPGKQMAIDADLNAGLINQEKAQARRRDVAMEADFYGAMDGASKFVRGDAIASILILLINMVGGVIIGALMYDLSLGDAFRQYALLTIGDGLVAQIPALLLSAAAAIIVTRISDSGDFEQQISAQLLTSPTVMYGAAAMMAVLAAIPGMPTLMFALFASVLGFVGWRLSGMAERPAQSDLGEVESALINSRAPELDWSDLPVVEPVTIMLGYKLVGLIDAAQGAPLTRRIKGVRQSLSETMGFLLPPIGVRDDLSLKPSQYSVLLSGAVIAQAEVFADRLMAIPSPKTYGTLDGIPGIEPAYGMPVTWIAPEDKAHALGLGYQVVECASVITTHLSKLAREHLAELFGHEDVPALLERLSALTPKLSAALDKAMTHTQLLRVFRVLLAENVSLKDIVPIATTLVENAEVTKDPILLAAEVRCALRRQIVGTLVGPLNEMKVFNLGSELENMLLGSLNQARQSGKAALDNYPIDPNLLAQLQTHMPLARDQMKQQGGTPLLLVMPQIRPLLARYARLFAPGLQVLSYNEVPEQRDVSVVGTLG